The proteins below come from a single Papaver somniferum cultivar HN1 chromosome 11, ASM357369v1, whole genome shotgun sequence genomic window:
- the LOC113324714 gene encoding uncharacterized protein LOC113324714: MIQLQITTNKHGVLKLLNCFDMDCETPCSFKFADDKIIESTPAKLAGIFCMQRIGSRKGQKLLKYYCPSDLTDNVLYSKYFTDIKSTKHQTTVTKTNILEKIKQLMAKRRKSGKRKKVDEKDLVCLIGLYLCCVLFFGDKNANGVNAKYLSIVETYDTVLKVSWPDLIHEHLFEEIHTNLSCLSNVKACVQYLLLLFAEHTPAGLIPKVENHEEDIPRVGRWDIYQISDYIWKTDMTQFSPTPSFVAEFSQLEKQLGISTVVPSKDDLQSWLKAQTIENSHLKEQLQEKQAMLKAVYAIAREGIS, encoded by the exons ATGATACAATTACAG ATAACTACCAACAAACACGGCGTCTTGAAGCTCTTGAACTGCTTTGACATGGATtgtgagacaccatgttcattcaAGTTTGCTGATGATAAGATTATAGAGTCTACACCGGCAAAGCTGGCTGGTATATTTTGCATGCAGAGGATTGGAAGCAGAAAGGGTCAGAAGCTGTTAAAGTACTATTGTCCTAGTGATTTGACTGACAATGTTTTATACAGCAAATACTTCACCGATATCAAATCTACAAAGCATCAGACGACGGTGACTAAGACaaacattttagagaagataaaacaacttatggcaaaaaggagaaaaagtgggaaaagaaagaaagttgatgaAAAGGATCTAGTTTGCCTGATAGGTCTTTATCTTTGCTGTGTATTGTTTTTTGGCGACAAAAATGCCAATGGAGTGAACGCGAAATATCTTAGTATCGTTGAAACTTATGATACGGTGCTCAAGGTGTCGTGGCCTGATTTAATACACGAGCACTTGTTTGAAGAGATTCATACTAATCTTAGTTGTTTGTCAAATGTGAAGGCTTGTGTGCAATACCTACTG ttaTTGTTTGCTGAACACACGCCAGCAGGATTAATCCCGAAAGTTGAGAACCACGAGGAAGATATCCCGAGGGTTGGGAGATGGGATATATACCAGATTTCTGATTACATTTGGAAAACAGACATGACACAGTTTTCG CCAACTCCTAGCTTTGTGgctgagttttcacagcttgagaAGCAGCTGGGTATATCAACCGTGGTACCCAGCAAGGACGACCTGCAAAGTTGGCTGAAAGCGCAAACTATTGAGAATAGCCATCTGAAAGAGCAACTGCAAGAAAAGCAAGCAATGCTTAAAGCAGTGTATGCAATTGCAAGAGAAGGGATATCATAA